Genomic DNA from Methylocystis sp. MJC1:
CGGGATGTATGCAGTTGAGCATGAGATGCACATGCGCATGCTCTTTATCCTCATGCGCGACCAGCAAGGCCTGGTGATCCTGCCATTTCATCTGCCGCAGAAAACCCTCAGCTGTCTCGATCATATGCGCGCGGCTCGGATCTTCGTCGGGAGCCCAATTGAGGCTGATATGCTTGACCACTTCTGGCCCCGAGGTCCGGCCGCCAGCGCGGATGCCGGCTTCCTGCTTAAGCAGTTCGGCTTGGCGCGCGGTCCACAGCATTTCGTCCACGGCCGAGGGCACATGGTCGTTGGCCAGATTGAGGGTATGGGTCCAGGCGACACGTTCGCTGGTCTCCGCCTCAGGGTCGTGCGTGAGATAGGTGGCGAGCCCTGTGAAGGACGAGCCATCGCCGGCGATTTTGACAATCATGACGACACCCGCGCGATGATCTGGCGAATGTCGTTGAGCAGGGGGGCGAGGTCCCCCGGCAAGGGATCGCCGGTGCGGTGCAAATGCCGGACGAGCTGATTGAGATTATTCCCCAGGCGGACCAGCTGCGTAAAAATCAGCCGTTCCATGCAATTATGATTTTCTTTTTCGCGTGAATTTATTTTGCGATTTTCATCGAGCAGGAGGGCGCGCCCCAAATGCACCGGGCGCATGCCGACCGCCTCGGCGCGCCGCTGGAGGCTCGCCAATTCGCTGGCCGTCAGGCTGAGATTGAACTGCCTGTCGCGCGGTTCGCTTACTTTTGGCCGGCCCATGGTTGCTTCTCCTGGCAGAGCGCAAGCGTCCTGGGGTTTGGGGCCATAGTGCCGGCCCCAACGAGAGTCTTTGCCCTAGGCAAAGACACATCTCGCTACCCTCTACCGGCCAATTTATTCTCTTCTCCTTCTCACTCCCATTGTAAGCCCTTGTACTTCTCATTCATTGCAACTGCTTTTCAGCTTCTCACAGACTGAACGAGCTTCTTCAATCCAGCACCAACCATCGCCATAGATTGCAGCATCCTTTTCACGAAGGCTGCGGCATTACCAATCTTCACCAGACAATCAACCTGCTCTGCGTACGCGCGCGCGACTATCCTGGTCTCCAGCATAGCGAGCGGAGAATAGGATGAGCTGGTGGAAGCCAAGCGAACGGGAAAAGTGGGCATCGCCGCTGGCGCTTGCCAACCCGCAGCCGCATCTCGGCTTGCCGGCTCTCGATGCGCTGAGTCGCGAGCTCTACGAACGTGCGCTGCCGCGCGGCGTAAGGGCACCGCGTTTCTTCCCCGATCGTCCGCCGATCAATTATTGGATGTCGCCCTATCAGCTGGCGCAATATGCCTATCTGCCGGGGCAGATCATATTAGGGAAATTTGCCGGGCGCTTTCTCGGCCACCTCGACGACCGGCCGATGGTTACCATTGCCGGAGCGCGCGCTGGCAAGACATCGACCGTGCTGGAGCCCAATCTCTATCTTTATCCCGGTTCGATGCTCGTGCTCGATCCGAAAGGCGAATTGGCGCAAACCGGCCTTCTGCGCCATGCGTTGGGTCATCAAGTCTATGTGCTCGATCCGTTCGGACAATCCGGTCTGCCGAGCGCCTGCTTTAATCCGCTGGCGGAGCTCGATCCTGAAAGCCCTACAATCATCGACGACGTGGCGGCGATCACACAGGCGCTGATTGTCGACGAAGGCGATGCACGCTCCCGCCATTGGAACGACAGCGCCCGCGCGTTGCTCGGCGGTATTATCCTGCTGACGCTAACGCTCCCTGAGGGCGAACCAAGCCTGATAACCGTGCGCCAGCTGCTGTCACTGACCTATGGGCCGTTGATACAGGCGGTGCAAGCGAAGCCGCGCCCGGCGGCGGATGGTCCGATGAATGAGCAATTCTTCGATGAGAACAAAGCGGCGGTCGACACGCTTTTGCGCGCGATGAGCAGGGCCGGTGAGCGTTTCGGTGGAATCCTCGCCGCCGTTGGTAACCGCTTTCTCTCGACGCCGCTCACCGAACGCGGCAGCGTTTTTTCCACTGCCGCGGCGCAAACCGATTTTCTTGATAGCCTGCCCTTGCGCGACATCTCCCGCCATTCGGATTTTGAGCTTGCCGATTTGCGCGGCGAACGGCCAACCACGATTTATCTCTGCCTGCCCGTCGGGCGCATGCAAAGCCATTACCGCTGGCTGCGTCTGGTGGTGCAGTTGGCCTGTACCGTGCTTGAGCAAATGGGAACTTATCCCAGGGACCAGCCGCCGATTTTATTCATGATGGAAGAATTCGCGACGCTCGGGCACATGGAAATAATGGAGCGCGCCGCGGCGTATTTTCCGGGCTTTGGGGTGAAGCTGTGGGCAGTGCTCCAGGACACGACCCAACTGCAACGCTATTACCGCAGCAGCTGGGAAACCTTTTTGGGAAACGCCGGCCTCATTCAGTGCTTCGCGAATGGCGACCAATCGACGCTGGATTATCTCGCCCAACGTCTCGAACGGCTGATGATGCCATTCGAGTTGCGCACGGCCTTTTCCCGCCAGCGGTTCAGCCAATTGCTGATGTTCGAAGGTGAGCCCCCATCAGCGGTACTGCGGTTGGCGCATGAGGATGTCGCAGCGATCCGTGCCTATGCCCTGCAAGGGCGTAGATGATTGCTTCGGGGCACTCTCGCGTTTTCACGTCGTAAGACATTCATTCTCAAGCTCATGTGAATTGTTGCGGAAGGTTTGTTTTTGCACGCGTGCTGAGCTGGATGCGCCTAAACTCAATATAATAAATCATAAGTGCCTTTAAATTGCATAACCGCTTGACATGCGCATTATGATCGTTTATATGTCGATTATAACAGCTCTTATAGACATATAAAGGAAAGAGGATTCACATGGTAACCGTTAAGACTGCATCTATAGTGGCTCAGCTGCGAGCGCTTTATCAAGACAAGGAGGACGCCCAATACCGGCAGTTCTTCGATTGGGCAGCGACGGCGCAACGGAATCGCTGGGCAACGACCATTGACAACATATGCAAGGCGTTCGAGGACGGAGACCGTAGTGACGCCAAAATCCTTGCTGACAAAATGGAAGAAATCGGCGTTGGCCTTTACAAGGTCGGTCGCCGTGGTGGAAAATCGAGAGTGGAATGGAGGTTCCGCATCGACAGTGTCGGTCAGGTCGCGCGCGGAGATTCTACTGATCTCCTTGAAAAAGGCATGACCCCAGAGGACGAAGACGAAAATGCCGACGAAACTGACGGGTTCTTGTCACATCGTTTCCGTCTGCGCCTCGATGAAACGATCACCATCAATCTACCTGCTGATTTAACACAAAGTGAAGCGGACCGGCTGGCGAATTTCGTAAGAACGCTTCCCTTCGAGTAATAAGGGATGGGCGATGTGGTCAGGCCGCGCGCCGTCACATAAAGCGTGACATGCCAGGAGTGATTCAGCCAAGGCGTGAGCGAAAGGCGGATTTTGCCGAGGATCTGGGTCCACAGGTGAAGCGTGGCGTAAGTATCCTCCCATTGCTGATAGGGAAGCTCTGGTAAGGCCTCGGAGGGCGCTTTGGGCGAATTCATTTCCCAGCCTCCTCCGGCGAGGATCTGCGATCGGTAACGCATCTAGGGCAGGCAGCCC
This window encodes:
- a CDS encoding plasmid mobilization protein, whose amino-acid sequence is MGRPKVSEPRDRQFNLSLTASELASLQRRAEAVGMRPVHLGRALLLDENRKINSREKENHNCMERLIFTQLVRLGNNLNQLVRHLHRTGDPLPGDLAPLLNDIRQIIARVSS
- a CDS encoding type IV secretory system conjugative DNA transfer family protein, encoding MSWWKPSEREKWASPLALANPQPHLGLPALDALSRELYERALPRGVRAPRFFPDRPPINYWMSPYQLAQYAYLPGQIILGKFAGRFLGHLDDRPMVTIAGARAGKTSTVLEPNLYLYPGSMLVLDPKGELAQTGLLRHALGHQVYVLDPFGQSGLPSACFNPLAELDPESPTIIDDVAAITQALIVDEGDARSRHWNDSARALLGGIILLTLTLPEGEPSLITVRQLLSLTYGPLIQAVQAKPRPAADGPMNEQFFDENKAAVDTLLRAMSRAGERFGGILAAVGNRFLSTPLTERGSVFSTAAAQTDFLDSLPLRDISRHSDFELADLRGERPTTIYLCLPVGRMQSHYRWLRLVVQLACTVLEQMGTYPRDQPPILFMMEEFATLGHMEIMERAAAYFPGFGVKLWAVLQDTTQLQRYYRSSWETFLGNAGLIQCFANGDQSTLDYLAQRLERLMMPFELRTAFSRQRFSQLLMFEGEPPSAVLRLAHEDVAAIRAYALQGRR